A window of the Lagopus muta isolate bLagMut1 chromosome 1, bLagMut1 primary, whole genome shotgun sequence genome harbors these coding sequences:
- the ASB13 gene encoding ankyrin repeat and SOCS box protein 13, producing the protein MAIPGSSGSLRGDISFWVDRTPVHEAARQGEILQLQQLIENGACVNAVTYDSITPLHEASLRGQTQCVKLLLAAGAQVDARNIDGSTPLCDACASGSIECVKVLLSHGAKVNPPLYTASPLHEACMNGSSDCVQLLIDVGANLEAHDCHFGTPLHVACAREHLDCVKLLLKAGANVNAAKLHETALHHAAKVKNVDLVEMLIEFGGNIYARDNRGKKPSDYTLRSSPTAKCFEYYEKTPLSLSQLCRVTVRRAAGQRALEKIAKLNIPQRLIQYLSYN; encoded by the exons ATGGCGATCCCCGGGAGCAGCGGCTCCCTGCGGGGTGACATCA gcTTCTGGGTTGATCGAACCCCGGTTCACGAAGCAGCCAGGCAGGGAGAaatccttcagctgcagcagctgataGAGAACGGAGCCTGCGTCAACGCCGTCACCTACGACTCCATCACCCCCCTGCACGAGGCGAGCCTGCGAGGGCAGACGCAGTGTGTCAAACTCCTCTTGGCTGCAGGGGCCCAA GTGGATGCCAGGAATATTGATGGCAGCACTCCACTCTGTGATGCCTGTGCCTCAGGGAGCATTGAGTGTGTGAAAGTGCTGCTGTCCCATGGTGCCAAAGTGAACCCTCCCCTGTACACAGCATCCCCTCTTCATGAAGCCTGCATGAACG GCAGCTCAGATTGTGTGCAACTCCTCATAGACGTCGGTGCCAACTTGGAGGCTCACGACTGCCATTTTGGGACACCCTTACACGTGGCCTGTGCCCGGGAGCATCTGGACTGTGTGAAGTTGCTGCTTAAGGCAG GGGCGAATGTGAATGCTGCTAAACTCCACGAGACAGCCCTCCACCATGCAGCAAAAGTGAAGAATGTGGATCTGGTTGAGATGCTGATTGAGTTTGGAGGAAATATCTACGCAAGAGACAACAGAGGAAAGAAGCCATCAGATTACACCCTGAGAAGCAGTCCCACAGCAAAATGCTTTGAGTACTATGAAA AAACACCTCTGAGtctgtcacagctctgcagagtaaCGGTGAGGAGGGCTGCTGGGCAGCGAGCGCTGGAGAAGATTGCCAAACTCAACATCCCTCAGAGGTTAATCCAGTACCTGTCCTACAACTGA